One window of Thermodesulfovibrio aggregans genomic DNA carries:
- the nifK gene encoding nitrogenase molybdenum-iron protein subunit beta: MKIQDHVELYKREDYKELFEKKKKFEIPCTEEEVNEVLEYTKTEDYREKNFARKALTINPAKACQPLGALLCALGFKDTLPFVHGSQGCVAYFRSHLSRHFKEPVPAVSSSMTEDAAVFGGLSNMMEGLENAYALYKPKMFAISTTCMAEVIGDDLNAFIKKTKQQGLIPANIYTPYANTPSFTGSHINGYDNMLKGILSYLTAGLKTSKSDRINIILGFDTYTGNYREIKRILNIMGVPYIMLADISDTLDSPNEGNYEMYPGGTSIEEAIHSINSIATVALQKYSTQKTGEFIKEVWRQPFVNVPYPVGIANTDLFIDVISQLSGKTVPDELIEERGRVVDAMIDSYSYIHGKRFALIGDPDLLIGLISFIMELGGIPVHIVCTNGDEEFEKDAYAILKNEPLFGSEGKVYIKKDMWHLRSLLFTEPVDLLIGNSYCKALWKDTGIPLIRVGFPIFDRHHMHRFPIIGYTGALNLLTLIVNTILDEMDRQTKDSPSFDLIR, encoded by the coding sequence ATGAAAATACAAGACCATGTGGAATTATACAAAAGAGAAGACTATAAAGAACTTTTTGAGAAGAAGAAAAAGTTTGAAATACCATGCACTGAAGAGGAAGTAAATGAGGTCTTAGAATACACAAAAACAGAAGATTACAGAGAGAAAAACTTTGCCCGTAAAGCTCTTACAATAAATCCTGCAAAGGCATGCCAGCCTCTTGGTGCATTACTCTGTGCTCTTGGATTCAAGGATACTCTGCCATTTGTGCATGGTTCTCAGGGTTGTGTTGCCTATTTTAGAAGTCATCTGAGCAGACACTTTAAAGAGCCTGTTCCTGCTGTTTCAAGCTCTATGACCGAGGATGCAGCAGTTTTTGGTGGTTTAAGCAATATGATGGAGGGACTTGAAAACGCCTATGCTCTTTATAAGCCAAAAATGTTTGCCATATCAACTACATGCATGGCTGAAGTTATAGGAGATGACCTGAATGCCTTTATTAAGAAGACAAAACAGCAGGGTTTAATACCAGCAAACATTTACACTCCCTATGCAAATACACCAAGTTTTACAGGTTCCCACATTAATGGATATGATAACATGCTAAAGGGAATTCTCAGTTACCTGACAGCAGGTTTAAAGACATCTAAGAGTGATAGAATTAACATAATTCTCGGTTTTGACACCTACACAGGCAACTACAGAGAGATAAAAAGAATACTTAATATCATGGGAGTGCCTTACATTATGCTTGCAGACATAAGCGATACCCTTGACTCTCCAAATGAAGGTAACTATGAAATGTATCCAGGTGGAACTTCTATTGAAGAGGCCATCCATTCAATAAACTCCATTGCAACAGTAGCTTTACAGAAATACTCTACTCAGAAAACAGGCGAATTCATAAAGGAAGTCTGGAGACAGCCCTTTGTCAATGTTCCCTATCCTGTGGGAATAGCCAATACAGATTTATTTATTGATGTGATAAGCCAGCTTTCAGGTAAGACAGTGCCAGATGAACTTATTGAAGAAAGAGGAAGAGTAGTTGATGCCATGATTGACTCATATTCCTATATTCATGGAAAAAGATTTGCCCTTATAGGAGACCCAGACCTTTTGATTGGTTTAATCAGTTTTATTATGGAACTCGGTGGAATACCTGTTCATATAGTATGCACAAACGGTGACGAAGAGTTTGAAAAGGATGCCTATGCAATACTTAAGAATGAGCCTCTCTTTGGGTCAGAGGGAAAGGTATACATAAAGAAGGATATGTGGCATCTCAGGTCCCTTCTTTTCACAGAGCCTGTTGACCTGCTGATTGGAAATTCCTATTGTAAAGCTTTGTGGAAAGATACGGGAATACCTCTCATAAGAGTTGGTTTTCCCATATTTGATAGACATCACATGCATAGATTTCCAATTATTGGATATACAGGTGCTCTTAATTTACTTACTCTTATTGTAAATACCATTCTTGATGAAATGGATAGACAGACAAAAGATTCACCAAGCTTTGATTTGATAAGGTAG